CGGCAACACTGTGCATTCGCGCATGTTGTGCAGCTTGTATATCGCGTCTGGAATCACCGATGTAGGCGCAATGCCAGGGTGCTACTCCAATTTCGGCTGCCCCGAGTAACAGACCGCAGGCATGCGGCTTGCGTAATGGCATACTGTCGGCTGCAATCAAGCAGCGTGATTGTTCAAGGCCGGGAATTTTCTCCAATAA
This window of the Gammaproteobacteria bacterium genome carries:
- a CDS encoding HAD hydrolase-like protein, whose translation is LLEKIPGLEQSRCLIAADSMPLRKPHACGLLLGAAEIGVAPWHCAYIGDSRRDIQAAQHARMHSVAATYGYIKDDDDHRSWGADCFIDALPELSDIVKP